Below is a window of Culturomica massiliensis DNA.
AAGCATTTACAGGCTTATGTGGATAATGTGAGCCGATTGATTATCGGTACTCCTTTTGAAAACAGTGATTTGGAAACTATCGTGAAGTATGCTACCGGGCCGATATACAATAACGGTTCTCAAGCTTATAATCATACGATTTATTTTTTAACATTTTCTCCGGATGCCGTTCATCAACCTTCCGGTGATTTGTTGAAGGCGATCGAGAAAAAGTGGGGATCGTTTGAAAATTTCAAGAACGTTTTTTCACAGTCGGCAGCTTCGCTTTTCGGTTCCGGTTGGGTATGGCTGGCTAAAGATAACCAGGGAGAGCTTTTTATCTTTCAGGAGCCGAACGGCGGCAATCCTCTTTCCAGAGGATATATTCCTTTGATGGGGATGGATGTGTGGGAACATGCTTATTATCTGGATTACCAGAACCGGAGACCCGAACATATAGAAAAACTCTGGACAATTATCGATTGGAATACTGTCGGACAAAGATACGGAAGTTGATTTTCGATTGAAAAAGAGTAAATAAAAAATACAAGGCTACCTCGATAGCCTTGTATTTTTATGATGTTCAGAAATTTATTTCTGAATGATTGTTTTACCTCCCGGCAGTACGGCTTGTATATTGTTATCATACATGGCACTGCATTGAATGGCCGGCCGGGTATATTCTCCGGCGAATGCGGCATTGAACCGGAATTTGAAGATTTTCGTCAGGTCCTGACCGAGACTGAAATACACATAATAACGGTCATCCCGAATGTCGACATAGTCTGCATCCTTGAATGCCTGGGTATTTCCGGTAAGCCGGTCGTTGATGATTTCGAAGCCGGACGGAAGCAAATAACTTAAAGCCAGATTGTCGTATGTGCCGCTGACACCGGTATTGCGTATCGTGATTTCTGCCGTGATATCACTGCCTTGCTTGATGTCTGCGATGTTTATGACGTTCCCTTTATCGTTGTAATAGGTAATACTCATGGAGAGTCCCGACATAATCCGTTCCTTGACGACTTCATAGGGTGCGGAAGCTGTAATAAGACGTGTATAAAGCGTACTTTCTCCGTTGTTCTTAACTTGTACGTTGATTTGGGGTTGGTTTGTCGGCAGGTCTTGCTGCCAGATCGTTTTGCTGATTTTTACCGTTTCTGTGTGTCCTCCTGTCGTTACTTCACAGTTGAGTCCGTCGAGCTTACCGACAAATTTATCGATGTAAGCGGTAGCAGCAACCAGAGCGAATGCTGTCGTTTGAGTGCTCAACCATTCCTGGGAAGACAGGACGGCAGAGATTTGCTCCAACATTTGCCAGGCGTCCTGCTGCATATTTAAATACACCATCGCCTGGAGCATAATTGCTTTATCTCTTACATCGGAGCCAAATGTATAGCCTGTTTGACGATAGGGAGATACTGTTCGCGCCGCATTTTTGATCAAATTACCGGCAACATCGGGATGATTGGTAAGGGCATAGGCAGAAGCCAGCAACCATTCGGCCGTCGGATTATGCAGCTTACGCTCTTTCATGCGGTTCATTGCCGGCATATTCGGTTTACCTGCCAGAGCAAGTACGTATAGCCGGTAGCCTTGTTGCAGTTCTCCATAATAATCCAAAATTTTATAGCTGTTGGCCATGGATTGCAAAAATTTGAGGTCTTTTTGCAGTAGTTGTTTCGGTATGGTATATCCTTTTTGGGAAGCTACCCATAAGAAATTAGCCACGTAAGTACTTACCCATTCGGAGGTATAGGGCGACCCCGGCCAGTAGGCAAAACCGCCCTCTGAGGTTTGATAGCTGCTCAGACGGTTGATGACCGATTTGACATTAGCTTCGATTGTATTTTTTTGAGCGACGCTGAGTTCGGTCAGTTCTCCCAGTGACAATTGCGGAAAAGCCGTTGAAGTAATTTGTTCCGCGCATCCGTGCGGATAGCTGATCAGGTCTTCGAGACGTTCGCCCAGGTTAAGGGGAGGAATAGAAGATATTTCCAATATAGCCGTCGGATCAGCGCCGTTGATATCCGCCTGGAAATCAGCTTTCTCTCCTTTTTTTAACGTACGGGCTTCGACTTTGGTGATCCGGGGATTCGGAACCCGTATATCGACATCTTCTTTTACATAGGCTTTTTCATTTCCGGCCCGTGCTGTAAATGTGAGTGTGGAAATACCGGTGGTTTCCTTGATCCGTAGTTTGAACCAGACGATCTTTTCGCCTTTCTGATTGAAGGTAAGGGTGGAGGATGCATCTCCCAGAATTTCTATTTTATCGTCTGTGCTTACGGATACTTGGGTTTCACGTATGTTGTTGTTCATTGCAAATATCGTTACCGGAATTTCGATAATATCCCCCGGTGTAAACAGGCGCGGCATAGCTACCGATAACATCAGGGGTTTGTTTACCAAAGCCGAAGTATGTGCAGAACCGTATTTACCGTTCGAAGTTGCGGCAACCACCATTGCCCGTACTTCTCCGATGTATTCAGGCATACGGAATGTATGTCTGTGGGATTCTCCTTTTTTCAAGGAAACCGGGCCTTCAAACAGTACGACCGGTTTGAACCGGTTTGTTTTTTCATCCTGTACCGGTTTCAATGCTTCGTCGCCTCCCACTGCAAAGGCTTTTTCCAGGCGGGCACCATAGGCACCGAAAATGAAATCATAGAAGTCCCATGTTTTTACACCCAGTGCTTCCCGGGCATAAAATGCCGGGAACGGTTCCGGGGTACGGAACGAGGTTAGCGATAACAGGCCTTCGTCTACAATAGCCAGGGTATAATCCATAGCTTGTTGGTTTTTCTCGCTCACCGTCACTGTAAATTCCTCTCCGGGCCGTAATTCCTGAGGCATTTTGATTTCCGGATGAAGGTGGAGGGCTGCATCTTCTACATTGATATTTACAACTCCATAGAGGCGTACCGGGCGGTCGTTGTCTCTGTTTTTCTGGGGCTGAATCAGAGTTACAAATGCATATATGTTCGGACACATATCGGAAGTTGCTTCAAATTCGAACGTTGTTTGTCCTTCCGTTGTCTCGACGCGGTGAATGTCTTTGAAGCTTGTGCCGTTTTCAAGGCTGACAATAGCGACACTACCTTTTGAGGAAGGTATGTTGATACGGATTTTTTCTCCTGTTTTATACTCTTTTTTATCTGTATTGACTGTCAATAAGGTTGCCATTTCAGCCGAAGCATTTTCTGCCCAGGATCCGAAATAGGTGATCATGCCTGCCGTATGTCCGGATTGGACGTCTGTGGCTTGTATGTAATAACGTCCGTAATAATCGATATTCAGATCACAGGTAAAATTCCCGTCGGATGATGTTGTGTAGCGGTCAAAGACCGGATCGTTGTATGTGCGGTTGATGTATGAGCCCGAATTGTCCTGATCGGCTTCCCACCACCAGCTCCAATTGATTTTGTATACTTTGATGTGGATTTTGGATGAAGCTGTACTTTTCTTGCCTTCCGGCGTTAGAAGAATACCTTGCAGGCGTACATTTTCTTTTGTAGGATACCAGCCGTCGGAAGTTTTGGGAAGGCGGATACCGGCATAGCGGATGTAAGGGGAGTAGCGGGTGGTGTAGGTTGAAATACTGAAATCCCCGCTATTTTCGAAGACCCGGGTCGTAAAAGAAGCCGTGAGTATCCCGGGTGCATTTTCTGTATGTATTTTATCCAGGTTAAAAGAGAAGTTGCCTTCGCCGTCGGTGGTCCCGTCGAAAAGTGTTTCCGCATAAGATTGAAAATCTTCGGCAATATCATTGAAAGCGTAGTCGGGATATTCCCGGAAAGCCGTACGATTACGATTCAGGCGAACTTCTGTAATTGCTTTCAGGTTTGCCGTGGGAGCTCCGTTCAGCCAACGTGTTTTTACACGAACGGTTTTATTGGGAATACCTTCTCCGATTATGTCGTCGTTCGGAAATTCCATGTTGATACTGAGACGATTGGGTTTTATCGTTTCTATGCGCAGTGTTTTATTGAAGTTGCTGCCGCCTATTTTGACAATTGCTTTCCAGTAGCCTGTCGGTGCATCTTCTGCTGTTGAGAAACGGAATGTGTGAATCGGGCATTCACTTGTTGTGCTTTTCCGGGTTTCGGTGATATTTCCTTTCGGATCTGCCAATTGGGCGATAACCGGATGGCCTTGGGGGAGTACATTCAATTTATCTTCGAGTATGAAAGAGAGGTAGATGTCATCTCCGGGACGCCATACACCCCGTTCACCGTAGATGAATCCTTTCAGTCCGGATTGAACATTCGCTCCGCTGATGTCGAAGTTGCTTAATGATAGGGCATTGGCATCGGCAATACGTAGCCAAGCCTGATCGTTTCCTTTACGGGCATGGACAATAAACGTTTTTTCTTCCGTATGTAGGTATGCAAATCCGTTTTTGTCCGTTTCGACGGAATCCAGTTTTTGATTCTGGTAGTTGTAGAGGGTGATCATACAATCGGATACCGGCGTAGCTGTGGCAATGTCGTTGACTGCGACGAAATACCGGTTATCGGCCCCTCTTTTAGCGACGAGTCCCAATGAAGTGTTGATGATATTTTTTCCGATAAAACGTTGACTGTTGTAATAGGATACGGTATAAGGATTATCCCGGTCTTCCCAGCGGTAATCCGGGTTGTAATAATACATATCGTAGTAATATCCATCATCGTCGTCGTCCCAGTTTTTCTTATAATAGTTGATATCATCCTCGTTGTCCGAATTATTGGCAAATGTGGTATAGGAACGTTGGAAACGGATTTCCAGCCGGTAAATGACTCCTTTTTCCAGTTTTATCAGGTCGGAAAGATTGAGTGTAAAATCGTTCCAACGGTTGAGATCTATGTTTGTACCTTCTTGCTGTAAATCGATTTTTTGCCGGAAGACGGGACGTGCTGTACGCATCAGACTGCTTGTACCGTTGTATGAATTTTGTTGAAGAAAGAAATTCATGTTTTGCTGGAACACTTTGATGATTTGTACGTCAACGGCTTTCAGGGCTACTGCGGAGAAAGGAACCAATACCTTCCCGTTTGCAGGTGTGATGACGCCTTCTCCGATAAATTTTACGGCGGGGTTGGTAGAAGGTAAGGAGATTGTGTACGTCTGGGTTTCCGTGAGTATTTTCCCGTCGTTACCTCGGATGCCTTCGTGAATTGTTATATCGAGGTATTCCAGGTTTTTATTGAGGGTGTAATACAGGTAGATTGTATTACCTTCAGTTTTGTACCGTATATCGGATATACCCTCAATTGTAATAAGTCCTTCCAGGTTCTGGTCCGGATCGACGTTGTCCGACAAGTCTATGCGTAGAGATTGACGGTCGTTCTTATTGAGACGGACATCGAGTACGGAGAATTCACTTTTTCCCGGAATTTTAATTGTCGTTTCAGTACCGTTGACAATTTTTTTGCCGAAAGAGAGTTGTAACTCCTGCGGAGATTCAGTTTTGCCGATATCCGGAATTTTGAAATAATGGGTATTTCCGTTGTGTTCCCATATAATCGGTATTTCACGGTCACTTAGACGGGCTGATACCTGTTTTTCGATTTCTTCATTTTCCATAAAATCGGAAGTGATTAATGAAGCTTCGTAAGTCAATGTATCGTTGGCTTCTCCTGTGGTAAGGGTACCGGAGGAATAAGATGCTTTTAAATCTACGACTTTGACTTTGAATGTGTAATATTGGAATTTTTGAGGGACATCCATCAGACTGCCTAGATGTAATTTGAAGGTGTATTCTTCACCGTTTTTAAATCGTTCTTCCGGTGTAAATTCTAATGTACGTTCGTCTTTTAGGATCAGTTGTCCCTTTATGTCCGGAGATATTTTCAGTAGTTTAGCAGGCAATGTTTCTCCTGTTTTAACATCCGGATTTACACTTTTTTCCAGATAGATTTCAACGGGACTATCGGATACGATCGTTCCTGAAGTATGACCGTAAATGTATTTACTGAATGCTTCTTTGTCCGTTGTTTCCTGGGAACCGCAGGCGTTTAATAGTCCTATCAGCAGGAATAAGCTGTAATAAAGTAGATGCTGTTGCCTCATAATTAAGGATATTTAGTAGTTTACCATGTTACAAAGTTAGAACAATAATAAACTGTGCATATATTTTCTCCTGTTTTTATTTTTTATATTTTTGTTCGTTTTATATCTTGCTGTGGACGGTGAGATATCATAAAGAAGGGGATAGAGTATCCCCGGGAGGTAAATTAAAATAAATGAAGGTATGAGAATCGCTGTTGTCGGTACGGGGTATGTCGGTTTGGTATCAGGCACTTGTCTGGCGGAGACCGGGGTTACGGTTACCTGTGTGGATGTGGATGCAACGAAAATAGAGTTGTTGAATAAGGGAGGGATTCCTATTTATGAGCCCGGACTTGCTGAGTTGGTGGTAAAGAACCGTATGGATGAACGTTTATTTTTTACTGTTTCCCTACAGGAAGCTTTGATAGATGCCGATGCCGTATTCATTGCGGTCGGTACGCCTCCGGATGAAGACGGTAGTGCCGACCTGCGTTATGTTTTAGGGGTTGCCCGTGAAATCGGACAGTTGTTGGATCATTATGCCGTTATTGTTACAAAATCTACCGTTCCGGTCGGGACCAACCGGAAAGTTAAAGATACCATTACGGAAGAGTTGAGAAAACGGGGATCGGATGTGGAATTTGACGTTGCTTCCAATCCGGAATTTTTGAAAGAAGGAGATGCTGTAAATGACTTTATGTCTCCCGACCGTATCGTTATCGGCGTTGAATCGGATCAGGCCAAAAAGACGATGGAACGTTTGTATCATGCTTTTCTTTTGAACAATACCTCGATTTTTTTTATGGATATACCATCGGCAGAAATGACTAAATATGCTGCGAATTCCATGTTGGCGACCCGTATTTCTTTTATGAATGACATTGCTAATCTTTGTGAGATTGTCGGAGCGGATGTAAGTGCCGTAAAACGGGGGATAGGCAGCGATACCCGGATCGGCAAGAAATTTCTGAATGCCGGTTGCGGATATGGGGGGTCCTGTTTTCCGAAAGATGTGAAGGCTTTGATAAAAACGGGGAAGGAATATGGGTATAGTATGGAGGTGCTGGAAGCTGTAGAGCGGGTAAACGAAAGACAGAAAGAAGTGTTGTTTACTAAGATCATGAAGCACTATGGCGGTCATATACGGGGAAAACATTTCGGAATGTGGGGATTGTCTTTTAAACCCGCCACGGACGATATGCGCGAGGCTCCTTCTTTGGTCTTGATTGATAAATTGCTTGAAGCCGGAGCTACGGTTTGTGCGTTCGATCCGGTGGCAATGGATGAGGCGCGCCGTCGCATCGGTGACCGTATCGGATATGCCCGGAATATGTACGAGGCTTTGCAAGGAGCCGATGCTATGATTGTGGTGACGGAATGGCAGGAGTTTAAAGTTCCTAAGTTTACATATATAGAGAAGGCTTTGAGGGAAAAGATTATCTTTGACGGACGGAATATATACAGTCCCGATCAGATGAAAGAATTCGGGTATGTTTATTACGGAATCGGAAAGTAAAATTTGTGGGGACGGTCGAAAGCTTTGATTGGAAATTTTAATTTCGTCTGTTGACGAAATAGTATCGATATTTGGAGGATATAGACCGAATGCCGGTTATATAAAGAATTTTATTCAGGTTATTATTATGCGTCTGTTATTTGTGGTGAATCCTGTTTCCGGTTACGGGGCGGGTAAAAAATTACCGAAAAAGATTAAAGAATTGGCTGAATACCGGGATATCGATTACGATATAAAATTTACCGAATATGCCGGTCATGCCCGTGAAATTGTTGCCGATGTCCGGAAAAGCGGGCAATATACCCATGTCGTGGCTGTCGGGGGAGATGGAACTGTCAATGAGGTAGGAACTTCGTTAATGGGGAGTGATCTCATATTCGGTATCGTATCTATTGGTAGCGGCAATGGGTTTGCACGGCATCTGGGATATTCAACTTCATTAAAAAAAGCTTTGAGACAGGTGCTTTGCGGAACTTGTTCGCAGGTGGATGTTATGGAGATAAACGGAGAATATTCCTTGAATGTGAGTGGTGTCGGTTTTGATGCGGAAGTTGCACATGAATTCAATCGTCAGAAACTGCGGGGTGTTTTTTCATACATTTATGCCGGGTTGAAGATGTGGTTTAATTATTCTTCGAAAAAATACCGGATTACCTGTAATGGGCAAACGGTGGAAGAAACCTGTTTTATTCTCAGTTTTGCCAACAGTTCTCAGTTTGGAAATAATGCCTGTATTGCACCGCATGCTTCTTTGAGGGATGGGTTGATGAATGTATGCCTGTTGAAACGTCCCCAATGGTGGAATGTACTTTTGTTTTTGTTTTTCTTTATGAATGCCCGGGTGGATAAATTGAGTCTTTACAAAGAATTCCGTTGTGAAGAGGCTTTGATTGAAGGAGATATTCACAAAGTGCATATTGACGGGGAGGCGGCTTTTATGAATGCTCCGGTACAGTTGAAAATTCACAAAGGAGTACTGAAGTTGGTCGTTCCTAAATTTGCGAAGGGATAACCGTTCCGTTATTGTTCGGGTTTCTTTTCCAGGAATTGGGGTGCAATCCGGAACATATATTCGCGTGCTTCCTCGTAATTATTCGATATAACGCCATCGAGAATTGCTTCTTTGATGGCATTTTTTATATCGCCGATAGTCCGGCAGGGAGGAAGATTGAAGGTTGCTATAATTTCTTCTCCGCTGATCGGCGGTTGGAAATTCCGGACGGAATCTTTTTCTTCTACTTCTTTTAGTTTTTGCCGGACAATCCGGAAGTTTTGCAGAAAGCGTTTTACTTTTTCTTCATTTTTAGAAGTGATGTCGGCTTCTGCCAGAGTCATCAGATCGTCGATATCGTCACCCGCATCGAAAAGAAGCCGCCGAACTGCCGAGTCGGTAACGATATCTTCCGAAAGAACAATCGGGCGCATATGCAAATTAACCAGCTTTTGTACATATTTCATCTTTTCGTTCTGCGGCAATTTCAGGCGATTGAATATTTTGCCCACCATCCGTTCGCCGATGTAATTGTGGCCGTAAAATGTCCAGCCTTGTCCCTGAACAAACTTTTTGGTAACCGGTTTGGCAATGTCGTGTAAAAGGGCTGCCCAGCGCAACCACAGATTATCGGTATGGAGCGACAGGGTATCGAGTACTGTAAGTGTATGGTGGAAATTGTCTTTATGACCTATACCATTGACGGTATCTATGCCTTTCAAGGCCGACAATTCCGGGAAAAACTGCTCCAATAGGCCTGCTTCATCCAGTAAGTAGATACCTTTTGACGGGATCGGAGAGAGCATGATCTTATTGAATTCGTCAATAATCCTTTCCTTAGAGACGATGCGGAGACGTTCTTTATTTTGAGCGATTGCCTGAAATGTGCGGTCTTCGATCTTGAAGTGAAGTTGGGAGGCAAAGCGGATGGCTCGCATCATGCGTAGCGGATCGTCGGAAAATGTGATTCCCGGCTCTAGCGGTGTTTTGATCAGGCCTTCTTCCAGGTGTTGTAAACCACCGAACGGGTCTATAAGGCTGCCGTAATTTTCCCGGTTCAATGAAATGGCTAATGCATTGATCGTAAAATCCCGCCGTCGTTGATCATCTTCTATGGAACCTTCCTCGACAATCGGTTTCCGGGAATCGGCCCGGTAGGATTCTCTGCGGGCTCCGACAAATTCAATTTCCATTCCTTTGTAACGGAACATGGCCGTACCGAAATTTTTGAATACCGATACCGTTAGGTTTCCCAGTCGTTTGGCGGCAGCTTCGGCTAAGGCAATGCCGTTGCCGTGTACTACGATATCGATGTCCTTGGAAGGACGATGCAACAGAATATCTCTGACAAAACCTCCGATAACGTATGTTTCAATTCCTTTTTCTTCAGCAATTTCAGACAATAATTTAAAAACCGGGTGTTTCAGATATTCCTGCATCATTGTTTCTTTTCTTGATACCGGCTGCAAAAATACCACAATTTTACCATATCAAAGGCAAAAGAACGAAAAAATAGAGGTGGCAAAATGACATAAAGGAAAGGCTGATTTTAGATTATAGATTTTTGACTTACGGTTTTAACTTGAATGTACAATCTTTTCCGTAAAGAAAAAGAGCCGGAAATCAAAATAGCTGTCTGTTTTTGACCGGTTATGCCGCCTGCTCTTCCGGAACGGTTTTCCCGTTTTCGGACGCTATAAAACGTTCGCGTAGATTTTTAAGCCTTTAAAGCCCGAAAAGGCGGTGGGAAAAAGGATTTTTTGTAATTTCGAGGGACGAATGAAACAAGGGCATAAAAATGATGTCCGATAAATACAAGACTTGGTAATTAAAAATGAAGCTATGAAGAAGAAAGCCGGATTATTTGATTTGGATGGGGTGATTTTCGATACAGAAGGACAATATACTCAATTTTGGAGTGAAGAGGGAAAGTTATTGCAGGAAAGTTCTGATTTTAGTGCCCGTATAAAAGGACGCACTCTGAAAGAGATTTTGGATCGGTATTTTCCCGATCAAAAACAAGCAGATGAGGTAATAAAGAGGCTCAGCCGCTTTGAGCAAGAAATGGTGATCGAATATATACCCGGAGCCCGGGAGTTTATTCTCGGATTAAAAGAACAGGGTGTAAAGCTGGCCATTGTTACCAGTTCCAATGATTTGAAGATGCAGAATGTATATCGTTTGCATCCCGAGGTGAAAAAGGTTTTCGATGTTATTATCACTGCCGATAAAATCACCCGTTCCAAGCCGGATCCGGAATGTTATTTGCTGGCAGCCCGGGAATTGGGAATGAAGAAAGAGGAGTGTGTTGTGTTTGAGGATTCGTTTTCAGGTTTGGAAGCCGGACGAAGGGCTGAAATGAAAGTTGTCGGTTTGGCGACCTCGAATCCGGCAGAGAAAATTGCAGATAAGGCGGATGTTGTTGTTCCTGATTTTCGGGGTCTTTCTTTTACCGATATCCTGAATTGATCGGGAACGGAAGGATTTCCCGGTCGGTTATGGTATACTGTTAATAAAAAGAAAACCCGGTATTTGCCGGGTTTTCTTTTTAATTATTGCCTGTTTTTTATTCAGCCAGAATTGTGATCTCGGCACCGGAAGCAAAGTCCTGTCCGTTTTGTTCACTCAAGGCTGTAAACCGGATGTAGCGGGCTTTTACCGGCTGGGTGAAAATTACTTTTTTCTCTTCTGCATTATTGGCAAACGTTCCTTTCCGGATCGGTTCACCCCAGTTTTTACCGTCCTGGCTCACGTGGATGCTGTAATCTTTTATATTGCCGTTACCACCGTTTTGCCGGGGGAGATAGGTGAAACCTTTGATTGTTTTTACTTCTCCGGCATCCAGGTCTACCCAATGCGGGTATTTGGCTACCGTTACGGAATACATGGTATGCCAGATCGTATTCGGATCGCCGTCCGTCAGGTTTGCTGCATCTCCTTCTCCCGATTCTTCGCTGCTGGCATATACGACAACCGTTTGTATTGTTTCGATCTTTTCGAATGTCATGGTTGTTTTGATTTCCGGAGTCGATTTATACCAGGCTGTAATTGTACCTCCGTTCCGGAATGGAATCGGTTGGGTGTATACTTTTGCTTTACTCTTACCGACGGTGTAACAGATTTCAGCTCCTTGTTTTGCCGAAGAGAGTTCTACGACTCCGCTTCTGTTACGGGTAATGGAAAGTGGAATTTCTCCGGACGGAGCGACATTTGCGATGGTCGTTAAATCTTTTCCGGCCGGCCGGATGATAAAACCTATATTGTTGTGTCCGGCATAAACACGGTCCTGTTCCAATGGACCTCCTTGTCCGCAACTGTTACCGCCTAATCCGGTTACCGCTGCATCCAAGTGGAGGTAAGTATCTCCGGCCGGCGGCAATTGGTAAGGATGAGGAGCCAATATCAGATCGAGGGCCGAATATTGTAATGCAGAAGCCGATAAATGGTTCGTTGCAACAAATACAGCCCCTTGATGTTCGGCATCGGTCAGGGCACACCAGCGTACATCTTCGTGATTTCCCATGTCTTGCGGTTTCGGAAAGTTTACGAATTCACCGGCAACCGTATTCGTATGTTGTTCGATGAATTGCCCGCTTTTGCGGTCGGGGTAATTATCGGCCGGACCGCGACCGTAATAGGTGAAATTTTTATATGCTTGCGGCACTTTCATGACATATCCCAAACGCGGCAGGATCAGATTCGGCTGATTAGAGATAATGCTTGCCTGCAGTTCAATAGAACCGTCCTGATATACCGTCCAGATTTGGTTGGTTGTGAATTTAAAGTCACTTTCTCCGAACGGTTTACCGGTCAACTCTTCAATGCTGTTTTTACCGGAGCTTGTTCCTCCGAGGATTTTGGCGGCATTCGGAGCCTGGGATACGACCGTAAAGGCCAGTACGATCGTACCGTCTTTTGGGGTTATGATTTTACTGTCTGTCGTTTTGTGTACCAGGTTGTGTAAACCTTTTTCGAACCATTGGGCATAGAACCAGTTGTCGTTGTTGGTAAATGCCCGCAACGCATCCAGTTTCGGACCGTTACCTGCCGTAATTATGGTTTTCCCACCGTAATTCAGACTGTAAATCGTTCCGGTATTTGTATCGAATTGCACTTCAAAATCATCACCTTTTATGGTTTTGATATTGGAAGGTGTATCGGTGTAGGTCAGTTTACCGGCTTTTGCCGCTATTTCTCTGACGGCCGGACGTGCTGTGGCTTCTTTGACAGGAAGTTGTTCTTCCATAGCTACGAAACCTTTTTTTGCCCAGGGCATATCGTTCTTTAATAAGAACTGGATTTTTACGAAATATTCAGAGTCGTTTTTCAGCCGGTCATATCGATAGGGGATGGTTACGCGTACTCTGCTACGCGGGGCTATCGTTCCGGTGGCCAGATTACCTGACTCGATTTCTTTCCCGTTTTCGTAAAGCGACCATTTGATGTCGTATTCCGAAAGG
It encodes the following:
- a CDS encoding superoxide dismutase; amino-acid sequence: MKMKIQLIVILGLFFTVGIQQSRAQSGMKKIDMPHLPYAMNALEPIISEETMNYHYGKHLQAYVDNVSRLIIGTPFENSDLETIVKYATGPIYNNGSQAYNHTIYFLTFSPDAVHQPSGDLLKAIEKKWGSFENFKNVFSQSAASLFGSGWVWLAKDNQGELFIFQEPNGGNPLSRGYIPLMGMDVWEHAYYLDYQNRRPEHIEKLWTIIDWNTVGQRYGS
- a CDS encoding alpha-2-macroglobulin family protein, giving the protein MRQQHLLYYSLFLLIGLLNACGSQETTDKEAFSKYIYGHTSGTIVSDSPVEIYLEKSVNPDVKTGETLPAKLLKISPDIKGQLILKDERTLEFTPEERFKNGEEYTFKLHLGSLMDVPQKFQYYTFKVKVVDLKASYSSGTLTTGEANDTLTYEASLITSDFMENEEIEKQVSARLSDREIPIIWEHNGNTHYFKIPDIGKTESPQELQLSFGKKIVNGTETTIKIPGKSEFSVLDVRLNKNDRQSLRIDLSDNVDPDQNLEGLITIEGISDIRYKTEGNTIYLYYTLNKNLEYLDITIHEGIRGNDGKILTETQTYTISLPSTNPAVKFIGEGVITPANGKVLVPFSAVALKAVDVQIIKVFQQNMNFFLQQNSYNGTSSLMRTARPVFRQKIDLQQEGTNIDLNRWNDFTLNLSDLIKLEKGVIYRLEIRFQRSYTTFANNSDNEDDINYYKKNWDDDDDGYYYDMYYYNPDYRWEDRDNPYTVSYYNSQRFIGKNIINTSLGLVAKRGADNRYFVAVNDIATATPVSDCMITLYNYQNQKLDSVETDKNGFAYLHTEEKTFIVHARKGNDQAWLRIADANALSLSNFDISGANVQSGLKGFIYGERGVWRPGDDIYLSFILEDKLNVLPQGHPVIAQLADPKGNITETRKSTTSECPIHTFRFSTAEDAPTGYWKAIVKIGGSNFNKTLRIETIKPNRLSINMEFPNDDIIGEGIPNKTVRVKTRWLNGAPTANLKAITEVRLNRNRTAFREYPDYAFNDIAEDFQSYAETLFDGTTDGEGNFSFNLDKIHTENAPGILTASFTTRVFENSGDFSISTYTTRYSPYIRYAGIRLPKTSDGWYPTKENVRLQGILLTPEGKKSTASSKIHIKVYKINWSWWWEADQDNSGSYINRTYNDPVFDRYTTSSDGNFTCDLNIDYYGRYYIQATDVQSGHTAGMITYFGSWAENASAEMATLLTVNTDKKEYKTGEKIRINIPSSKGSVAIVSLENGTSFKDIHRVETTEGQTTFEFEATSDMCPNIYAFVTLIQPQKNRDNDRPVRLYGVVNINVEDAALHLHPEIKMPQELRPGEEFTVTVSEKNQQAMDYTLAIVDEGLLSLTSFRTPEPFPAFYAREALGVKTWDFYDFIFGAYGARLEKAFAVGGDEALKPVQDEKTNRFKPVVLFEGPVSLKKGESHRHTFRMPEYIGEVRAMVVAATSNGKYGSAHTSALVNKPLMLSVAMPRLFTPGDIIEIPVTIFAMNNNIRETQVSVSTDDKIEILGDASSTLTFNQKGEKIVWFKLRIKETTGISTLTFTARAGNEKAYVKEDVDIRVPNPRITKVEARTLKKGEKADFQADINGADPTAILEISSIPPLNLGERLEDLISYPHGCAEQITSTAFPQLSLGELTELSVAQKNTIEANVKSVINRLSSYQTSEGGFAYWPGSPYTSEWVSTYVANFLWVASQKGYTIPKQLLQKDLKFLQSMANSYKILDYYGELQQGYRLYVLALAGKPNMPAMNRMKERKLHNPTAEWLLASAYALTNHPDVAGNLIKNAARTVSPYRQTGYTFGSDVRDKAIMLQAMVYLNMQQDAWQMLEQISAVLSSQEWLSTQTTAFALVAATAYIDKFVGKLDGLNCEVTTGGHTETVKISKTIWQQDLPTNQPQINVQVKNNGESTLYTRLITASAPYEVVKERIMSGLSMSITYYNDKGNVINIADIKQGSDITAEITIRNTGVSGTYDNLALSYLLPSGFEIINDRLTGNTQAFKDADYVDIRDDRYYVYFSLGQDLTKIFKFRFNAAFAGEYTRPAIQCSAMYDNNIQAVLPGGKTIIQK
- a CDS encoding UDP-glucose dehydrogenase family protein; protein product: MRIAVVGTGYVGLVSGTCLAETGVTVTCVDVDATKIELLNKGGIPIYEPGLAELVVKNRMDERLFFTVSLQEALIDADAVFIAVGTPPDEDGSADLRYVLGVAREIGQLLDHYAVIVTKSTVPVGTNRKVKDTITEELRKRGSDVEFDVASNPEFLKEGDAVNDFMSPDRIVIGVESDQAKKTMERLYHAFLLNNTSIFFMDIPSAEMTKYAANSMLATRISFMNDIANLCEIVGADVSAVKRGIGSDTRIGKKFLNAGCGYGGSCFPKDVKALIKTGKEYGYSMEVLEAVERVNERQKEVLFTKIMKHYGGHIRGKHFGMWGLSFKPATDDMREAPSLVLIDKLLEAGATVCAFDPVAMDEARRRIGDRIGYARNMYEALQGADAMIVVTEWQEFKVPKFTYIEKALREKIIFDGRNIYSPDQMKEFGYVYYGIGK
- a CDS encoding diacylglycerol/lipid kinase family protein; the encoded protein is MRLLFVVNPVSGYGAGKKLPKKIKELAEYRDIDYDIKFTEYAGHAREIVADVRKSGQYTHVVAVGGDGTVNEVGTSLMGSDLIFGIVSIGSGNGFARHLGYSTSLKKALRQVLCGTCSQVDVMEINGEYSLNVSGVGFDAEVAHEFNRQKLRGVFSYIYAGLKMWFNYSSKKYRITCNGQTVEETCFILSFANSSQFGNNACIAPHASLRDGLMNVCLLKRPQWWNVLLFLFFFMNARVDKLSLYKEFRCEEALIEGDIHKVHIDGEAAFMNAPVQLKIHKGVLKLVVPKFAKG